Proteins co-encoded in one Papaver somniferum cultivar HN1 chromosome 5, ASM357369v1, whole genome shotgun sequence genomic window:
- the LOC113278955 gene encoding DELLA protein RGL3-like — translation MLNSLCEGIGTVKSENSPCPTNRQPTSSTASIQEPDQVPGAVSKLEKNSTASLSSLDFQALRFEDDGDVAGEDVHPSEENNIWESLFNNFEQIDSISDFMMSSPLRTPEYMISSPRRIIIPPQSCGSNNEINYDYLQRLEMQNILSDGCSSSPPYTTTTIQQKGKSSMSPLQRVYNSNTHTKSYNNNHNNSSSSNNNHYLLPESLELPAMEGLEELIDQVHRHNQQYLSAGETFDHHSQHHQMPTTLGTILETLPLQTDDHNSRFLGGSLNDHEQVGNLQMNNQQEVNLYDQFSSFERQQHQLQQMQLQQQLLQNSQQQQLHNNVEHGLMAPVPGSLPSRSLQEQDSGLQLVHLLLACAEAVAKEDYMLAKRYIHHLGQVVTPLGDSMQRVASYFTEALTTRLSAVTLTPTTCTPKPYTAFPPNSFEILKIYQTLYQACPYIKFAHFTANQAIIEAFECEERVHIIDLDILQGYQWPAFIQALAARKGGAPFLRITGVGSPPEFVKETGRCLTELAHSLHVRFEFHPVGERLEDLKSHMLQRRVGEALAVNSVNRLHRVSGNYLGNLLGMIREQAPNIVTLVEQEASHNGPYFLGRFLEALHYYSAIFDSLHATFPANSPERVKVEHYIFAPEIRNIVACEGSERVERHERLEKWRKLMKGKGFKEVALSQNAVTQSKLLLGLYSCDGYRLTEDRGCLLLGWQDRAILAASAWRC, via the exons atgttaaattcTCTATGTGAGGGCATTGGTACTGTTAAGAGTGAGAACTCTCCATGTCCAACTAACCGACAACCAACTTCTTCCACTGCTTCTATTCAGGAACCCGATCAAGTCCCGGGGGCAGTCTCGAAACTGGAGAAAAACAGTACAGCGAGCCTCTCAAGCTTGGATTTCCAAGCACTAAGGTTCGAGGACGACGGCGATGTCGCGGGAGAAGACGTGCACCCGTCGGAGGAAAATAACATATGGGAAAGTTTGTTTAATAATTTTGAGCAAATAGATTCTATTTCTGATTTCATGATGTCTTCACCTTTAAGAACACCAGAGTACATGATTTCTTCACCAAGGAGAATCATCATACCGCCACAGAGTTGTGGTTCTAACAATGAAATCAACTATGATTATTTACAAAGACTCGAAATGCAAAATATACTTTCTGATGGATGCAGTAGCTCTCCTCCTTACACAACAACAACCATACAACAGAAGGGAAAATCCTCCATGAGCCCACTTCAAAGGGTTTACAACAGCAATACACATACAAAGAGTTATAACAATAATCACAATAATAGTAGTAGTAGCAATAATAATCACTATCTGCTTCCAGAGAGTTTAGAACTTCCAGCAATGGAAGGCTTAGAAGAGCTTATTGACCAAGTTCATCGCCACAATCAACAGTATTTATCTGCAGGTGAGACTTTCGATCATCATTCTCAACATCATCAGATGCCAACAACACTTGGAACAATACTAGAAACCTTGCCTTTGCAGACTGATGATCATAATTCTAGGTTTCTCGGTGGGTCATTGAATGATCATGAGCAAGTTGGTAACTTGCAAATGAATAACCAGCAGGAAGTGAATCTGTATGATCAGTTTAGTTCTTTCGAAAGGCAGCAACACCAACTCCAGCAAATGCAACTGCAACAGCAACTACTgcaaaactctcaacaacaacaactacatAACAATGTTGAGCATGGTTTAATGGCGCCAGTGCCAGGGTCCCTTCCATCTAGGTCTTTGCAG GAGCAAGACAGTGGTCTTCAGCTGGTGCACCTCCTTCTGGCTTGTGCTGAAGCAGTGGCCAAAGAGGATTACATGTTAGCTAAAAGATATATCCACCACCTCGGCCAAGTGGTTACTCCACTTGGTGACTCCATGCAACGTGTTGCCTCGTACTTCACTGAGGCGCTCACCACAAGACTCTCGGCTGTAACCCTCACTCCTACTACTTGTACTCCTAAACCCTACACAGCATTCCCTCCAAACTCCTTTGAGATTCTCAAAATCTATCAAACGCTCTACCAAGCCTGCCCTTACATCAAGTTTGCCCATTTCACTGCCAACCAAGCCATTATTGAAGCTTTCGAATGCGAAGAACGAGTTCATATCATTGACTTGGACATACTCCAGGGTTATCAATGGCCGGCTTTCATCCAAGCTCTTGCCGCTCGTAAGGGTGGAGCTCCATTTCTTCGTATAACCGGTGTTGGGTCACCACCTGAATTTGTTAAGGAAACAGGTCGGTGTCTTACAGAACTAGCACACTCTCTTCATGTGCGATTCGAGTTTCATCCAGTAGGTGAAAGACTCGAAGATCTTAAATCGCATATGTTACAACGACGGGTTGGAGAAGCACTCGCTGTTAACTCTGTGAATCGCCTCCACCGAGTTTCTGGTAATTATCTAGGAAATTTACTAGGAATGATTAGAGAGCAAGCCCCAAATATCGTAACCCTAGTTGAGCAAGAAGCAAGTCATAACGGACCCTACTTCTTGGGAAGATTCCTCGAAGCACTGCATTACTATTCAGCTATATTCGACTCATTGCACGCAACATTTCCGGCCAACTCGCCTGAAAGAGTGAAGGTTGAACATTATATATTTGCGCCAGAGATAAGAAATATAGTAGCCTGTGAAGGATCAGAAAGGGTAGAGAGACATGAAAGGTTGGAGAAGTGGAGAAAGTTGATGAAAGGGAAAGGGTTCAAAGAGGTGGCACTGAGTCAAAACGCAGTGACTCAGTCAAAACTGTTGTTAGGTTTGTACTCTTGTGATGGGTATAGGTTGACTGAAGATCGTGGCTGTTTGCTCCTGGGGTGGCAAGATCGAGCTATCTTAGCTGCTTCTGCGTGGCGTTGTTAG